From the Oryctolagus cuniculus chromosome 17, mOryCun1.1, whole genome shotgun sequence genome, the window AACATATGAATGGGCTAAGTTGCCCTCCTCTCTACCTGGAATCCGGAGGAAGAAACTCCCCCACCCCACGATTGCAAAGCAGGCTGCGGATGAGGTTTTGTTGGGCACAACGTCCAAGGCCCCCCGTGCATGTGGCCCCGAGCCCCTCCAGACCCCTGGCTGGGTTCCCTCCTCTACAGTTCCGCCCCCTTGGGGAGTTCAGGAAGCTtcagcacaggccccacccccaccccttctggCCGCGACCCCAGGGTGCAGAGCAGGTAGGCATCACGGATGACCTGCTGCACAGTGGCCCGGAAAGTCTTGCTGACAAAGCAGTAGAGGCCAAAGTTGACGACTGTGTTGAGCATGGCCGCCATGTTGGCCACGTCCAAGGCCAGGTGCACCCTCCAGTCCCGGTGGACGGGGGCCACGTACAGGTGATAGAGCATGACGATGATGCGGGGAGCCCAGAGGAGGGCGAAGAGCGAGGTGATGCCCAGGAGGATGGCCGTGCTCTTGCCCACCCGGGGCTGAAGCCCACTCTGGCCCCTCCGCCGCAGCTGGCAGATGATGGCGGAGTTGGTGACCAGGAACACGCCACAGGGGATGAAGTAGACCGTGAGGCAGTGAGCCCACTTGAGGACCTCGTCCAGGGTGCTGCGGGGCTCTGTGTCCCGCCACACGTCCAGCCACCAGTAGAAGGGGATCCCCGTCAGCAGGGCGGCGCTGAAGACAGCGGCGATGGCCCGACGGGTGCGGCCCGGGGTGGAGTTGGCGCGATGGTGCAGGGGGCGGCACAGGGCGTTGTAGCGGTCAA encodes:
- the GPR142 gene encoding probable G-protein coupled receptor 142, whose amino-acid sequence is MMLTGSCGDPQEQPQVTWDSGPKSLGLEGPGTAGPLPTTLPPTLPPTPNGSWPGQDFGGQWPESPEKSPCVAGTVAVIYYSVLLGLGLPVNLLTTVALARLVARTKKPSYYYLLALTAADVVTQVVIVFMGFLLQGAVLARQVPRAVVRTANILEFATNHASVWVAVLLTLDRYNALCRPLHHRANSTPGRTRRAIAAVFSAALLTGIPFYWWLDVWRDTEPRSTLDEVLKWAHCLTVYFIPCGVFLVTNSAIICQLRRRGQSGLQPRVGKSTAILLGITSLFALLWAPRIIVMLYHLYVAPVHRDWRVHLALDVANMAAMLNTVVNFGLYCFVSKTFRATVQQVIRDAYLLCTLGSRPEGVGVGPVLKLPELPKGAEL